Proteins from a genomic interval of Micromonospora sp. NBC_00389:
- a CDS encoding glycoside hydrolase family 97 catalytic domain-containing protein has product MPVAADAALTANDGQIVRSPDGSLGVAVSDDNGRLAYSVTNRGKVVVGSSGLGLDLAGRPSLTEAMSIVSVQRRIIDETWKPLWGTDSNVRNHARELTVHAVQAGTGFRLDVVVRVFDDGVGIRYHIPAQPGLDQYTVTAERTEFTLDPTSRSWSIAAGKDWNADEQHYRDQPLSAVSTAQTPITLATGKTYLVVHEADLTDYPSMTLRAAAGQPGRYFSDLISLPDGTKAKLRGAFSTPWRTLTIGERPGDLAESHLIENLNDPCAVCTDDTSWIKPATYVGVWWELQRRQTTWTYGPKHGATTARLKQYIDLAKQAGSKFVLAEGWNTNAGGNWANQDFLTPQPDFDLPAVLEYAKQNGVEYIAHNETRGDVDYYDKHLEEIFSRYEELGIHAIKTGYATKFLLGGVNRSHFDQEAVRHYQRVINAAARHRITINAHESIKPTGLARTYPNMMSGEGVAGMEQQNYKGANGNPPAQATILPFTRFMGGPADYTPGVLNVTWDPAKLGTRVQTTSTAQLALSTIFYSPLQMLADTPENYAAHPGFAYLKDLPTTWDESRVLDSAIGDYTTTARRHGDTWYVGAITDENDRTLTMPLSFLSRGSYVAEVYADAAETTWRGNPLPIEVRKVLVRPSTELSMSLVAGGGQAVRIRPATDEDLRDLDWYAAPRAKFGAAEATLDAATQHLTVTAPLTNAGSTVAALPAQLFVDGRAAGETRTVRVAGAGSTTVELTLPATQVPDQDFKVAVGAPAGDHGKQVRVPQTRSMQRLLQQLHRSGEVTQSALTTLQQRVAQAESELSSGDVTGRLRALQNLRLDLYRQPVAEVTTTARTAIDDLLTVRLGPPRGMLSIARNVRLAADLQTIDPALSRRLLAEIATATRSASANDTTAMQDALNRFGALVTAAPAGQINPEVAADLLASIAALTAGPSTLQAETAQLLGEACLRTNHAGYTGTGFVACLKTQNSGVRFNAPVAGDGDYSVRLRYGNAMGATQTMTLRSGAASVQIQMPTLPTWPTWSEQTVKLPIARGDSVDLVFGPTDNGNVNIDAITLEPDLGVVTRS; this is encoded by the coding sequence GTGCCGGTAGCAGCGGACGCCGCGCTGACCGCGAACGACGGGCAGATCGTGCGGTCTCCGGACGGATCACTGGGCGTCGCCGTCAGCGACGACAACGGGCGGCTCGCCTACAGCGTGACCAACCGCGGCAAGGTGGTCGTTGGCTCCTCCGGCCTCGGTCTCGACCTCGCCGGACGGCCCAGCCTGACCGAGGCGATGAGCATCGTCTCCGTCCAGCGCCGCATCATCGACGAGACGTGGAAGCCGCTCTGGGGCACGGACAGCAACGTCCGCAACCACGCTCGTGAGCTCACCGTCCACGCCGTGCAGGCGGGCACCGGGTTCCGTCTGGACGTGGTCGTTCGTGTCTTCGACGACGGCGTCGGCATCCGTTACCACATCCCCGCCCAGCCCGGGCTGGACCAATACACGGTGACCGCCGAGCGTACCGAGTTCACCCTGGACCCGACCTCGCGGAGCTGGTCCATCGCCGCCGGCAAGGACTGGAACGCCGACGAACAGCACTACCGCGACCAACCCCTGTCGGCGGTGTCAACGGCACAGACGCCCATCACGCTGGCGACCGGGAAGACCTACCTGGTGGTGCACGAGGCCGACCTCACCGACTACCCGAGCATGACGCTCAGGGCGGCGGCGGGTCAGCCGGGCCGGTACTTCAGCGATCTGATCAGCCTGCCGGACGGCACGAAGGCGAAGCTGCGCGGCGCCTTCTCCACCCCGTGGCGCACCCTGACCATCGGGGAACGACCCGGCGACCTGGCCGAGTCCCACCTGATCGAGAACCTCAACGACCCGTGCGCGGTCTGCACCGACGACACGTCGTGGATCAAGCCCGCCACCTACGTCGGCGTGTGGTGGGAGCTGCAGCGCCGCCAGACCACCTGGACGTACGGGCCGAAACACGGTGCCACCACCGCTCGCCTGAAGCAGTACATCGATCTGGCGAAGCAGGCGGGTTCCAAGTTCGTGCTGGCCGAGGGTTGGAACACGAACGCCGGTGGCAACTGGGCGAACCAGGACTTCCTCACTCCGCAGCCCGACTTCGACCTGCCCGCGGTGCTGGAGTACGCCAAGCAGAACGGCGTCGAGTACATCGCGCACAACGAGACCCGAGGCGACGTCGACTACTACGACAAGCACCTTGAGGAGATCTTCTCCCGGTACGAGGAACTCGGCATCCACGCGATCAAGACCGGCTACGCCACCAAGTTCCTGCTGGGCGGGGTGAACCGCAGCCACTTCGACCAGGAGGCTGTCCGTCACTACCAGCGGGTGATCAACGCCGCTGCCCGGCACCGCATCACGATCAACGCCCACGAGTCGATCAAGCCGACCGGCCTGGCCCGCACCTACCCCAACATGATGAGCGGCGAGGGCGTCGCGGGGATGGAGCAGCAGAACTACAAGGGCGCGAACGGCAACCCGCCGGCGCAGGCCACGATCCTTCCGTTCACCCGGTTCATGGGCGGCCCTGCCGACTACACCCCCGGCGTGCTGAACGTGACCTGGGACCCGGCCAAGCTCGGCACCCGCGTCCAGACCACCTCGACCGCCCAACTGGCACTGTCCACGATCTTCTACAGCCCCCTGCAGATGCTCGCGGACACTCCCGAGAACTACGCCGCACATCCCGGCTTCGCGTACCTGAAGGACCTACCCACCACCTGGGACGAGAGCCGGGTGCTCGACAGCGCCATCGGCGACTACACGACGACGGCCCGACGTCACGGCGACACCTGGTATGTCGGTGCGATCACCGACGAGAACGACCGAACCCTCACGATGCCGCTGTCGTTCCTGTCCCGTGGCTCGTACGTGGCGGAGGTCTACGCCGACGCCGCCGAGACGACCTGGCGCGGGAACCCGCTGCCCATCGAGGTCCGCAAGGTTCTCGTCCGCCCGTCGACGGAACTCAGCATGTCCCTGGTCGCCGGGGGCGGCCAGGCGGTCCGGATCCGGCCCGCCACCGACGAGGATCTGCGTGACCTCGACTGGTACGCCGCGCCCCGCGCAAAGTTCGGCGCCGCCGAGGCGACGTTGGACGCGGCCACGCAGCACCTGACCGTGACCGCGCCGCTCACCAATGCCGGTAGCACCGTGGCGGCCCTTCCCGCCCAGTTGTTCGTCGACGGTCGTGCCGCCGGCGAGACGCGGACCGTGCGCGTCGCCGGAGCCGGGAGCACCACCGTCGAGCTGACCCTGCCGGCGACCCAGGTTCCCGACCAGGACTTCAAGGTTGCCGTCGGCGCACCGGCCGGCGATCACGGCAAGCAGGTCCGGGTGCCGCAGACCCGGTCCATGCAGCGGCTCCTCCAACAGCTGCACAGGTCCGGCGAGGTGACGCAGTCGGCGCTCACCACGCTGCAGCAGCGGGTGGCTCAGGCCGAGTCCGAGCTGAGCAGCGGTGACGTGACCGGACGACTGCGTGCTCTGCAGAACCTTCGCCTGGATCTCTACCGTCAGCCGGTGGCGGAGGTGACCACCACGGCACGCACCGCGATCGACGATCTGCTCACCGTACGACTCGGGCCGCCTCGCGGGATGCTCTCGATCGCCAGGAACGTGCGGCTGGCCGCGGACCTTCAGACCATCGACCCCGCCCTGTCCAGGCGACTCCTCGCTGAGATCGCCACCGCGACCCGGTCCGCGTCGGCGAACGACACCACCGCGATGCAGGACGCTCTCAACCGGTTCGGTGCCCTCGTCACGGCGGCTCCGGCGGGACAGATCAACCCTGAGGTCGCGGCTGACCTGCTCGCTTCCATCGCCGCGCTCACCGCCGGGCCGAGCACCCTCCAGGCGGAGACCGCGCAACTGCTCGGTGAGGCATGCCTGCGGACCAACCACGCCGGATACACCGGCACTGGCTTCGTGGCCTGCCTCAAGACCCAGAACAGCGGCGTACGGTTCAACGCGCCGGTCGCGGGAGACGGCGACTACTCGGTTCGACTTCGGTACGGCAATGCGATGGGTGCCACCCAGACCATGACCCTCCGCAGCGGGGCGGCGTCGGTGCAGATCCAGATGCCGACGCTCCCAACCTGGCCGACCTGGTCCGAGCAGACCGTCAAGCTCCCGATTGCCCGGGGCGACTCCGTCGACCTCGTGTTCGGCCCCACCGACAACGGCAACGTCAACATCGACGCGATCACCCTCGAGCCAGACCTGGGCGTCGTCACGCGATCGTGA
- a CDS encoding M56 family metallopeptidase, with protein sequence MSGLQQRPALDVLVDNAALLVIVAVSVTRRWRRDRRALHLGQVAVAGTDPLVMLPDASAQAFAVPGRPGRVVVTTGMRRLLTDRQFDALLAHEHAHLTSGHHRLVRSAELAAAMHPALWWVARHVDYLVERAADEQAAVEVGSRHTVAHAIGVAALASRSEMDVPQGPYTASLGGVVPRRVAQLLRPHATLRSPALHVLPVALALASLVWSGEAVYDLVELIGAARPG encoded by the coding sequence GTGTCGGGTCTGCAGCAGCGGCCAGCTCTGGACGTTCTCGTCGACAACGCGGCGCTACTGGTGATCGTTGCGGTGTCGGTCACCCGACGGTGGCGCCGAGACCGCCGCGCGTTGCACCTCGGCCAGGTCGCCGTCGCCGGCACCGACCCGCTCGTGATGCTGCCCGACGCCAGTGCCCAGGCGTTCGCGGTTCCGGGCCGGCCCGGCCGCGTTGTCGTGACCACCGGCATGCGCCGGCTACTCACCGACCGCCAGTTCGACGCGCTACTCGCTCACGAACACGCGCACCTGACCTCGGGTCATCACCGGCTGGTCCGGTCGGCCGAACTCGCCGCCGCGATGCACCCGGCCCTCTGGTGGGTTGCACGTCACGTCGACTATCTCGTCGAACGAGCCGCCGACGAGCAGGCCGCCGTGGAGGTGGGCAGCCGTCATACCGTCGCGCACGCGATCGGCGTGGCCGCACTGGCTTCGCGAAGTGAAATGGATGTCCCGCAAGGCCCATACACCGCATCGCTGGGCGGAGTCGTTCCGCGCCGGGTGGCCCAGCTGCTGCGACCGCACGCCACCCTCCGCTCACCCGCGCTGCACGTGCTGCCGGTGGCGTTGGCGCTGGCGTCGCTGGTCTGGTCCGGCGAGGCGGTCTACGACCTCGTCGAGCTGATCGGCGCGGCCCGGCCAGGCTGA
- a CDS encoding ABC transporter permease, which produces MSVTTVGTGSAYAPGRAWRATDGMSSTMLVVGPKLGVALVVLTLVAAAVVTLGKLGHGRQVMVAAVRAAIQLGGVSLLIAGIVVSLWATAAFVVLMWAVAAGTSGRRVTGGAGGWWAGVPIVVGSMAVVVGLLLAGLVPMRGIAIIPVAGILIGGAMTATSLARRRALDELTSRRGEVEAGLALGLLPRDAVLLVCRPAAGQALVPALDQTRTVGLVTLPGASLGDYLSQAPNDGGLGLGTVFTSALFLATILGLVAYLNVTKRDVSDQDTGAPLR; this is translated from the coding sequence ATGTCTGTCACAACCGTCGGGACCGGCAGCGCCTACGCCCCTGGCCGGGCGTGGCGGGCAACTGATGGCATGTCCTCGACGATGCTCGTGGTCGGCCCGAAGCTCGGTGTTGCGCTGGTCGTCCTGACCCTCGTGGCTGCGGCCGTCGTGACCCTCGGAAAACTGGGCCACGGTCGGCAGGTCATGGTCGCCGCCGTGCGTGCCGCGATCCAGCTGGGTGGCGTGTCGCTGCTGATCGCGGGCATCGTGGTGTCGCTGTGGGCCACGGCCGCGTTTGTGGTCCTGATGTGGGCGGTGGCGGCTGGCACCTCCGGTCGGCGTGTCACGGGCGGTGCCGGAGGCTGGTGGGCCGGTGTGCCGATCGTCGTGGGCAGCATGGCCGTGGTGGTGGGGCTGCTGTTGGCGGGCCTGGTGCCGATGCGCGGCATCGCGATCATCCCGGTTGCGGGAATCCTGATCGGCGGGGCGATGACCGCGACGTCGCTGGCGCGCCGCCGCGCACTCGACGAGTTGACCAGCCGGCGCGGTGAGGTGGAGGCCGGCCTGGCCCTGGGCCTGCTGCCCCGCGACGCCGTGCTGCTGGTGTGCCGTCCGGCGGCCGGGCAGGCGTTGGTCCCGGCGCTCGACCAGACCCGGACGGTGGGCCTGGTGACCCTGCCCGGCGCGTCGCTGGGCGACTACCTGTCCCAGGCACCCAACGACGGCGGCCTCGGGCTGGGCACGGTCTTCACCAGCGCCCTGTTCCTCGCGACGATCCTGGGACTGGTCGCGTACCTGAACGTCACGAAGCGGGACGTGTCGGACCAGGACACCGGGGCCCCGCTCCGGTGA
- a CDS encoding response regulator transcription factor has translation MRVLVVEDETALAEVIRTGLTDEGFAVDVQHNGTDGLWAATENPYDVVVLDIMLPGLNGYEVCRQLRSRDVWTPVLMLTAKDGEYDQADAFDLGADDYLIKPFSFVVLVARLRALIRRGAPARPVILTAGDLAVDPARRQVTRAGQPIRVTAREFALLEFLMRHCGDVVSKRQIIENVWDANFDGDPNIVEVYVGYLRRKIDQPFGRRAIQTERGMGYRLAADGG, from the coding sequence GTGCGCGTGCTGGTCGTCGAGGACGAGACCGCCCTGGCGGAGGTGATCCGCACCGGCCTGACCGACGAGGGATTCGCTGTCGATGTGCAGCACAACGGGACCGATGGGCTGTGGGCGGCCACCGAGAACCCGTACGACGTGGTGGTGCTCGACATCATGCTGCCCGGTCTCAACGGCTATGAGGTGTGCCGCCAGCTGCGCTCGCGGGATGTGTGGACGCCGGTGCTGATGTTGACCGCCAAGGACGGCGAGTACGACCAGGCCGACGCGTTCGATCTCGGCGCCGACGACTACCTGATCAAGCCGTTCTCGTTCGTGGTGCTGGTGGCCCGCCTGCGGGCCCTGATCCGCCGCGGCGCTCCCGCCCGACCGGTGATCCTGACCGCCGGCGACCTGGCAGTGGACCCGGCCCGGCGGCAGGTGACCCGCGCCGGGCAACCGATCCGGGTGACCGCCCGGGAGTTCGCGCTGCTGGAGTTCCTCATGCGCCACTGCGGCGACGTGGTGTCCAAGCGGCAGATCATCGAGAACGTCTGGGACGCCAACTTCGACGGCGATCCCAACATCGTAGAGGTGTACGTCGGCTACTTGCGCCGCAAGATTGACCAGCCGTTCGGCCGGCGGGCCATCCAGACGGAACGGGGCATGGGCTACCGGCTGGCCGCCGACGGCGGGTGA
- a CDS encoding RNA polymerase sigma factor: MDNEDLIAAVAGGDESALRELFSRHAPWLAVRLRTVLPPPDVEDVLQETFLAAWRGAAAYRREGAGGWLWGIARRQAALWLRRRGQPELLLSALAESVDQHGADPADAALSRAELADAVKVLGPEGSLQRETWRLMYVEDKSVAEVAELMGVPAGTVKSRAYQIRRLMRAALRRHEPARDGGGR, translated from the coding sequence ATGGACAACGAGGATTTGATCGCTGCCGTGGCTGGCGGTGACGAGAGCGCGCTGCGGGAACTGTTCTCGCGGCACGCCCCGTGGCTGGCTGTTCGGCTGCGCACGGTGCTGCCGCCCCCCGACGTGGAGGACGTCCTGCAGGAGACCTTTCTGGCCGCCTGGCGAGGCGCCGCGGCGTACCGACGTGAGGGTGCCGGCGGCTGGCTGTGGGGGATAGCCCGCCGCCAGGCCGCGCTGTGGCTGCGCCGACGAGGGCAACCAGAACTGCTGCTCTCCGCCCTGGCCGAATCCGTTGACCAGCACGGCGCAGACCCGGCTGACGCGGCGCTGTCCAGGGCCGAGCTTGCCGACGCCGTGAAGGTGCTGGGGCCGGAGGGCAGCCTGCAGCGCGAGACCTGGCGGTTGATGTACGTCGAGGACAAGTCCGTGGCTGAGGTGGCTGAGTTGATGGGTGTTCCCGCGGGGACGGTGAAGAGCCGCGCGTACCAGATCCGCCGGCTGATGCGCGCTGCCCTGCGGCGCCACGAGCCGGCCCGCGATGGAGGTGGGCGGTGA
- a CDS encoding ABC transporter ATP-binding protein — translation MNVEISDLTRRFGRTEAVAGVTMQTGPGVFGLLGPNGAGKTSLLRMMATVIPPSSGRLRLLGRDPDQYGQRRQIRRRLGYVPQTLGYYPRFTVVEFVEYFALLKEMPPARVHHAVAAAIERVGLGDKATAKLRTLSGGMLRRVGIAQAIVNDPELLLLDEPTAGLDPEQRVAFRALLRDLGQRATVMVSTHLVEDVGAACSEVALMDRGKIVFQGTPEELTARAEGTAAAGDAPLERGYSAVLAQARA, via the coding sequence ATGAACGTCGAGATCAGCGATCTCACCCGACGCTTCGGCCGCACCGAGGCCGTCGCCGGGGTGACGATGCAGACCGGCCCCGGAGTGTTCGGTTTGTTGGGACCGAACGGGGCGGGAAAGACATCGCTGTTGCGGATGATGGCCACGGTGATCCCACCGTCCTCGGGTCGGTTACGGCTGCTCGGCCGAGATCCCGACCAGTACGGGCAGCGCCGGCAGATCCGGCGCCGGCTCGGCTACGTGCCGCAGACCCTCGGCTACTACCCGCGGTTCACCGTCGTGGAGTTCGTCGAGTATTTCGCACTGCTCAAAGAGATGCCGCCAGCGCGAGTGCATCACGCTGTAGCGGCCGCGATTGAGCGTGTGGGCCTGGGCGACAAGGCGACCGCGAAGCTACGCACGCTCTCCGGCGGAATGCTGCGCCGGGTGGGAATCGCGCAGGCCATCGTCAACGATCCCGAACTACTCCTGCTGGACGAGCCGACCGCCGGGTTGGATCCCGAGCAGCGGGTGGCGTTCCGTGCTCTGCTGCGCGACCTGGGGCAGCGGGCCACCGTCATGGTCAGCACGCACCTCGTCGAGGATGTCGGTGCCGCCTGCAGCGAGGTCGCCCTGATGGACCGGGGAAAGATCGTTTTCCAGGGGACGCCGGAGGAGTTGACCGCGCGCGCCGAGGGAACCGCCGCGGCCGGCGATGCTCCCCTGGAGCGCGGATACAGCGCGGTGCTAGCGCAGGCACGCGCGTGA
- a CDS encoding sensor histidine kinase produces MAAMRTSLRAPARWARRRLGVRLRSALAATMVAAVAFGIGAAAFIYLARANLVHTVDAAARQRAAEVATAVADGDSDTIARTLKLSPGEQSLVQVLAPSGEVQAASPTLGGAEPLSSLRPAAGQTLREQRTLPFAVEDPYRVVAIGVGTNSGTRTVLVAQSLRPVHESTEVIAAILVTGLPPMLLLIGAAVFLFVGRSLRPVEAIRRRVAGITARDLHARVPVPQAHDEVAALAQTMNSMLDRLQMAATSQRRFVADASHELRSPLATLQAGLDRLTMTPLPGANDDLVRLMRHESQRLGRLIADLLLLARIDEHGLALRREDVDLDDLTYTERDHLSARRPDLTVRTQLTPVRVTGDPHDLGRALRNLVDNAAHHARHEVLLRVRVEDGWGCLEVTDDGPGVPEAQRERIFERFVRLDESRARADGGSGLGLPITREIVAAHGGTVRVLPGPPMTIQVRLPLTSDGESSD; encoded by the coding sequence ATGGCCGCCATGCGCACCTCGTTGCGGGCCCCGGCCCGGTGGGCACGCCGCCGCTTGGGCGTGCGGCTGCGCTCGGCGCTGGCCGCCACCATGGTGGCGGCGGTGGCCTTCGGAATCGGCGCAGCCGCCTTCATCTACCTGGCCCGGGCCAACCTGGTCCACACCGTGGATGCGGCTGCCCGGCAACGCGCCGCTGAGGTGGCCACCGCGGTAGCTGACGGCGACTCCGACACCATCGCTCGGACGCTGAAGCTCAGCCCGGGGGAGCAGAGCCTGGTGCAGGTACTGGCGCCGTCGGGTGAGGTGCAGGCGGCATCGCCGACGCTCGGCGGCGCGGAGCCGCTGTCCTCACTGCGCCCCGCCGCCGGTCAAACGCTACGGGAACAGCGGACGCTGCCCTTTGCTGTCGAAGACCCCTACCGAGTGGTCGCGATCGGTGTCGGCACCAACTCGGGCACCCGCACAGTGCTGGTGGCCCAGTCGTTGCGACCAGTACACGAGAGCACCGAGGTGATCGCCGCGATCCTGGTCACCGGTTTGCCGCCGATGCTGCTGCTGATCGGCGCGGCCGTGTTCCTGTTCGTCGGCCGGTCACTGCGCCCGGTGGAGGCGATCCGCCGCCGGGTCGCGGGCATCACCGCCCGCGACCTGCACGCCCGGGTGCCGGTGCCGCAAGCACACGACGAGGTGGCGGCACTCGCGCAGACGATGAACAGCATGCTCGACCGATTACAGATGGCGGCGACCAGCCAACGGCGGTTCGTCGCCGACGCCAGCCACGAACTACGCAGCCCTCTGGCAACCTTGCAGGCCGGCCTCGACCGCCTCACGATGACACCCCTACCCGGCGCGAACGACGACCTGGTCCGACTGATGCGACACGAGTCGCAGCGACTGGGCCGGCTGATCGCCGACCTGCTGCTACTCGCCCGCATCGACGAACACGGCCTCGCCCTGCGCCGCGAGGACGTCGACCTCGACGACCTGACCTACACCGAGCGGGACCACCTCTCCGCCCGCCGACCTGACCTGACCGTCCGAACCCAGCTCACCCCGGTCCGGGTGACCGGCGACCCTCACGACCTCGGGCGGGCGCTGCGCAACCTCGTCGACAACGCCGCCCATCATGCGCGCCACGAGGTGCTCCTACGGGTCCGGGTCGAGGACGGGTGGGGATGTTTGGAGGTCACCGACGACGGGCCGGGCGTTCCAGAGGCCCAGCGGGAACGCATCTTCGAACGGTTCGTCCGGCTCGACGAAAGCAGAGCCCGCGCCGACGGCGGGAGTGGTCTCGGCCTGCCGATCACCCGGGAGATCGTCGCGGCGCACGGCGGGACAGTGCGGGTGCTGCCCGGCCCGCCAATGACGATCCAGGTCCGACTGCCGCTGACCAGCGACGGCGAATCGAGCGACTGA
- a CDS encoding phosphatase PAP2 family protein, with translation MNYHLFHLINAAAGHHDPLDDVLEWCAVWLIYLLGALAAVALLLALRSRSWSILVRVGASLALAFVIGQVVALASTEVRPFQTHPVHQLIPHDPGGSLPSDHATAAFAVAFAVGVFLSWRWGLLLSVLATVIGFARVWSGVHYPTDILAGAVIGAGAILIIALAVRVFDRRAHQHRSGAAASHH, from the coding sequence ATGAACTACCACCTGTTTCACCTCATCAACGCAGCCGCCGGACACCACGATCCGCTCGACGACGTGCTGGAGTGGTGCGCCGTCTGGCTGATCTACCTTCTCGGCGCTCTGGCGGCGGTCGCGCTGCTGCTCGCCCTGAGATCGCGTAGTTGGTCGATATTGGTGCGCGTCGGGGCGTCGCTGGCCCTGGCGTTCGTCATCGGTCAGGTGGTCGCCCTCGCCAGCACCGAGGTCCGCCCGTTCCAGACGCACCCTGTGCACCAGCTGATTCCGCACGACCCAGGCGGATCCCTGCCTAGCGACCACGCCACGGCGGCATTCGCGGTGGCCTTCGCTGTCGGGGTGTTCCTGTCCTGGCGCTGGGGACTCCTGCTGTCGGTGCTGGCCACTGTCATCGGATTCGCTCGAGTCTGGTCGGGTGTGCATTACCCGACGGACATCCTCGCCGGCGCGGTCATCGGAGCGGGAGCCATCCTGATCATCGCGCTTGCCGTACGCGTCTTCGACCGGCGTGCCCATCAACACCGTTCCGGCGCGGCTGCCAGCCACCACTAG
- a CDS encoding DedA family protein has product MAAVGPSFLNPEWLISTFGLIGILAIVFAESGLLIGFFLPGDSLLFTAGLLVADGHYLHQPLWLLCLLVAVAAIAGDQVGYLFGKRIGPSLFRRPNSRLFKQENVHRANDFFARYGARSVILARFVPIVRTFTPIIAGVSRMRYGTFLIYNVLGGTLWGVGVTVLGYFLGQVAFVKANIEAILIGIVVVSVLPIGIQLLRSRRAAARISPEAVNPAAAAQAPRTE; this is encoded by the coding sequence TTGGCGGCCGTGGGTCCCAGCTTTCTCAACCCGGAGTGGCTGATCTCCACCTTCGGGCTGATCGGCATCCTCGCCATCGTCTTCGCCGAGTCCGGGCTGCTGATCGGGTTTTTCCTGCCCGGTGACTCATTGCTGTTCACCGCCGGGCTGCTCGTCGCCGACGGCCACTACCTGCACCAACCGCTCTGGCTGCTCTGCCTGCTGGTGGCCGTCGCTGCGATCGCCGGAGATCAGGTCGGGTACCTGTTCGGTAAGCGCATCGGTCCGAGCCTGTTCCGCCGACCCAACTCTCGCCTGTTCAAACAGGAAAACGTGCACCGGGCCAACGACTTCTTTGCCCGCTACGGTGCCCGATCCGTGATCTTGGCCCGATTCGTGCCCATCGTGCGGACGTTCACCCCGATCATCGCCGGGGTCAGCCGGATGCGCTACGGGACGTTCCTCATCTACAACGTCCTCGGCGGGACCCTCTGGGGCGTCGGCGTCACCGTCCTGGGCTACTTCCTCGGCCAGGTCGCGTTCGTCAAGGCGAACATCGAGGCCATCCTGATCGGCATCGTCGTGGTCTCCGTACTGCCGATCGGCATCCAACTACTCCGATCCCGCCGCGCCGCCGCCCGCATATCCCCAGAGGCAGTGAACCCCGCGGCAGCGGCACAAGCGCCCCGAACCGAGTGA
- a CDS encoding FAD binding domain-containing protein: MTEARRAVVVGGSFAGLTAALLLREQGFEVDVFERTPTYLDGRGGGIVLQPDTVRWIVERPHSFGVDDISIGSSVTRYLGVGNKIVHEEPAAWRFSSWTTMYRVLLDDFGTDRYHIGEYAVGVSQDDDGVDIRFTSGRTERAELVVFADGISSIGRRRLQPQFQPRYSGYIGWRGTVPERAVSVETADLIHNATSYAVIDASHLCMYPIPDSNGSLSRGDRQLNYVWYRNVPEGPELDEMVTDQRGFTAPVSVHPGQVQQRYVDRMRSDALELLPPAAAELVTRSAQPYIQIVLDIAVRKMAFGRVALIGDAAFAARPHAAAGTAKAAADAWALADALSAEPDIPRALAAWEPARLALGNNLLSRVAEMGARSQFTNTWDPADPALHFGLYGPDQ, encoded by the coding sequence ATGACTGAGGCGCGCCGCGCGGTCGTCGTCGGCGGCTCGTTCGCCGGACTCACCGCGGCCCTGCTGCTGCGGGAGCAGGGCTTCGAGGTCGACGTCTTCGAGCGAACCCCGACGTACCTCGACGGCCGAGGCGGCGGCATCGTCCTCCAGCCCGACACCGTCCGCTGGATCGTCGAACGACCCCACAGCTTCGGCGTCGACGACATCAGCATCGGCTCGTCGGTGACGCGTTACCTGGGCGTAGGAAACAAGATCGTGCATGAGGAGCCCGCCGCCTGGCGATTCAGCTCCTGGACAACGATGTACCGCGTGCTGCTGGACGACTTCGGCACCGACCGCTACCACATCGGCGAGTACGCCGTCGGAGTCAGTCAGGACGACGACGGCGTGGACATCCGCTTCACCAGCGGCCGGACCGAGAGGGCCGAGCTCGTGGTGTTCGCCGACGGAATCTCGTCGATCGGGCGCCGGCGGCTTCAGCCGCAGTTCCAGCCGCGCTACTCGGGCTACATCGGCTGGCGTGGAACCGTGCCCGAGCGCGCGGTGTCGGTCGAGACGGCCGACCTCATCCACAACGCGACGAGCTACGCCGTCATCGACGCCTCGCACCTCTGCATGTACCCGATCCCCGACAGCAACGGCAGCCTCTCCCGAGGGGACCGGCAGCTCAACTACGTCTGGTACCGCAACGTGCCCGAGGGTCCGGAACTGGACGAGATGGTCACCGACCAGCGCGGCTTCACCGCGCCCGTCTCGGTGCACCCGGGCCAGGTGCAGCAGCGGTACGTCGACCGGATGCGTTCCGACGCCTTGGAGCTGCTGCCGCCCGCGGCAGCCGAGCTGGTGACCCGGAGCGCGCAGCCGTACATCCAGATCGTTCTCGACATCGCGGTGCGCAAGATGGCCTTCGGACGCGTGGCCTTAATCGGCGACGCTGCGTTCGCCGCGCGACCCCACGCAGCGGCCGGCACCGCCAAGGCGGCCGCCGACGCCTGGGCGCTCGCGGATGCGCTCTCTGCTGAGCCCGACATTCCGCGCGCGCTGGCCGCCTGGGAGCCGGCCCGGCTGGCGTTGGGCAACAACCTTCTCAGTCGAGTTGCCGAGATGGGTGCACGGTCGCAGTTCACGAACACCTGGGATCCGGCTGACCCAGCGCTGCATTTCGGCCTCTACGGCCCCGATCAGTAG